From Sinorhizobium sp. RAC02, a single genomic window includes:
- a CDS encoding extracellular solute-binding protein, with protein sequence MNKHSPKPEPAAPAIHTAGRPKLRVLGTAISLLEELRVKAETDLGIDVSFDNNDFIVTQHKAAQEPDSYDIYDQCFHNLDIVWYWRAIQPIEISRIALWDEINDLTKIGQISPSARMGQGDVPARKLYVQPSLALGDTPTGRISMLPTTHNFDSFAYRSDAVEHLPSMNSWAALFDERWSGRAALVDEPAIGIFDAALAAQASGLMTFGNIGNMTVAEIDQLVDILEARRKVGFFRGFWRTAEDAAALMIDGETDIQSMWSTGIGILNGRGFPVEQAAPAEGYRAWHGGLCLSRHLSGRMLDVAYEYLNWWISGWPGAVVARQGYYISTPERSRRYMTAAEWDYWYEGLPAREDLAGPDGAIRVKRGSVRSGGSYWQRANGIAVWNTTMDEHNYLVRRWMQLVGRAEKDI encoded by the coding sequence ATGAACAAACATTCCCCGAAACCGGAACCTGCAGCACCGGCCATCCACACGGCTGGCCGGCCGAAATTGCGCGTGCTCGGCACCGCAATCTCCCTGCTGGAAGAGTTGCGGGTAAAGGCTGAGACCGATCTCGGTATTGATGTCAGTTTCGACAACAATGATTTCATCGTCACCCAGCACAAGGCCGCGCAGGAGCCGGACAGCTACGACATCTACGACCAGTGTTTCCACAACCTGGACATCGTCTGGTACTGGCGCGCGATTCAGCCGATCGAGATTTCCCGCATCGCGCTGTGGGACGAGATCAACGACCTGACGAAGATCGGCCAGATCAGTCCGAGCGCCCGCATGGGACAGGGCGACGTGCCGGCCCGCAAGCTCTACGTCCAGCCGAGCCTTGCCCTTGGCGATACGCCGACCGGACGGATTTCGATGCTGCCGACGACGCATAATTTCGACAGTTTCGCCTATCGCAGCGATGCCGTCGAGCACCTGCCATCGATGAACAGCTGGGCAGCCCTTTTCGACGAGCGCTGGAGCGGCCGCGCTGCCCTCGTCGACGAGCCGGCGATCGGCATCTTCGATGCGGCGCTCGCTGCGCAGGCGTCTGGCCTTATGACCTTCGGCAATATCGGCAACATGACCGTCGCCGAAATCGACCAGCTGGTGGACATTCTGGAGGCTAGGCGCAAGGTGGGCTTCTTCCGCGGCTTCTGGCGCACGGCGGAAGACGCCGCCGCGCTGATGATCGACGGCGAGACCGACATCCAGAGCATGTGGTCGACGGGCATCGGCATCCTTAACGGCCGCGGCTTCCCCGTCGAACAGGCGGCGCCTGCTGAAGGCTATCGCGCCTGGCACGGCGGTCTCTGCCTCTCCAGGCATCTCAGCGGCCGCATGCTCGACGTCGCCTACGAGTACCTCAACTGGTGGATTTCCGGCTGGCCCGGCGCGGTGGTCGCGCGGCAGGGTTATTACATCTCGACGCCTGAACGCTCGCGCCGCTACATGACGGCCGCTGAATGGGATTACTGGTATGAGGGTCTTCCGGCGCGCGAAGACCTTGCCGGCCCCGACGGTGCCATCCGCGTCAAGCGTGGTTCCGTGCGCAGCGGTGGCTCCTATTGGCAGCGCGCCAACGGTATCGCGGTGTGGAACACCACCATGGATGAACACAACTACCTCGTTCGCCGCTGGATGCAGCTTGTCGGGCGTGCAGAGAAGGACATTTGA
- a CDS encoding ABC transporter ATP-binding protein, which yields MLEVRGLTAGYGRLAALKSIDLEVRKGEIVFVVGPNGAGKSTLLKTISGLMAPTAGTLAFNGEPIAGQAPEKLCRKGLALVPEGRSIFRTLTVQENLLLGGMIRKDKAEAAADLERVLEIFPILRSRYRGVAGHLSGGEQQQLAIARAILQRPSLMMIDEPSLGLAPLVIDQVYESIRQLNAGGLTLLVVEQSTARILDLASRIYVLRNGHVALEGSASELADGHALEEAYFGYSGRQSAHA from the coding sequence ATGCTTGAAGTACGCGGCCTCACTGCCGGCTATGGCCGGCTTGCTGCCTTGAAATCGATCGACCTCGAGGTAAGGAAAGGCGAGATCGTCTTCGTCGTCGGGCCGAACGGCGCCGGCAAATCCACGCTCCTGAAGACGATTTCCGGGCTGATGGCGCCCACCGCAGGCACACTCGCCTTCAATGGCGAGCCGATCGCCGGTCAGGCGCCGGAAAAGCTCTGCCGGAAAGGTTTGGCCCTGGTGCCGGAAGGTCGCAGTATTTTTCGCACGCTGACGGTTCAGGAAAATTTGCTGCTCGGCGGCATGATCCGCAAGGACAAGGCCGAAGCGGCTGCCGATCTGGAACGAGTGCTGGAGATTTTTCCGATCCTGAGAAGTCGCTATCGCGGCGTTGCCGGCCACCTTTCCGGCGGCGAACAGCAGCAGCTCGCCATCGCCCGCGCCATCCTGCAACGCCCGTCGCTGATGATGATCGACGAACCGTCGCTCGGCCTTGCGCCGCTGGTGATCGACCAGGTTTACGAAAGCATCCGCCAGCTCAATGCCGGCGGACTGACCCTGCTCGTCGTCGAACAGTCCACCGCCCGTATTCTCGACCTCGCGTCCCGTATCTACGTGCTTCGCAACGGCCACGTCGCTCTGGAGGGATCGGCAAGCGAACTTGCCGATGGGCATGCGCTGGAAGAGGCTTATTTCGGTTACAGCGGCCGCCAGTCCGCGCACGCATAA
- a CDS encoding polysaccharide deacetylase: protein MAKEILCSFGVDVDAVAGWIGSYGGEDSPDDISRGIFAGEVGSLRLLKLFERFGIKTTWFIPGHSIETFPEQMQAVADAGHEIGIHGYTHENPIAMTREQETEVLDKSIELVTKLSGKRPTGYVAPWWEFSNVTNELLLERGIKYDHSLMHNDFTPYYVRVGDSWTKIDYSRKPSDWMIPLKRGKETDLIEIPASWYLDDLPPMMFMKKAPNSHGFVNPRDIEQMWRDQFDWVYREMDYAVFPLTIHPDVAGRPQVLMMLERLYAHMIKHPGVKFVTMNEMADDFAKRAPRKA from the coding sequence ATGGCGAAAGAGATATTGTGTAGTTTCGGCGTCGATGTCGATGCCGTGGCCGGATGGATCGGCTCTTATGGCGGCGAGGACTCGCCCGACGACATTTCGCGCGGCATCTTTGCCGGAGAGGTCGGCAGCCTGCGGCTCTTGAAGCTGTTCGAACGCTTCGGGATCAAGACGACGTGGTTCATCCCGGGCCATTCGATCGAGACCTTCCCCGAGCAGATGCAGGCCGTGGCCGATGCCGGGCACGAGATCGGCATCCATGGTTATACCCACGAAAACCCGATCGCAATGACGCGCGAGCAGGAGACGGAAGTGCTCGACAAGAGCATCGAACTCGTCACCAAACTGTCCGGCAAGCGGCCGACCGGCTATGTCGCGCCGTGGTGGGAGTTTTCCAACGTCACCAACGAACTGCTGCTGGAACGCGGCATCAAGTACGATCACTCGCTGATGCACAACGACTTCACACCTTACTATGTGCGTGTCGGCGACAGCTGGACCAAGATCGACTATTCGCGCAAGCCCTCCGACTGGATGATCCCGTTGAAGAGGGGCAAGGAAACCGACCTGATCGAAATCCCGGCCTCATGGTATCTCGACGACCTGCCGCCGATGATGTTCATGAAGAAGGCGCCGAACAGCCACGGCTTCGTCAACCCGCGCGATATCGAGCAGATGTGGCGTGACCAGTTCGACTGGGTCTATCGCGAGATGGACTATGCCGTCTTCCCGCTCACCATCCATCCGGATGTGGCCGGTCGCCCGCAGGTGCTGATGATGCTCGAACGCCTCTATGCGCATATGATCAAGCATCCTGGCGTGAAATTCGTGACGATGAACGAGATGGCAGACGACTTCGCCAAGCGCGCGCCGCGCAAGGCGTAA
- a CDS encoding branched-chain amino acid ABC transporter permease: MANIVQVLVDAIALGSLYALVALAIGLVFGVMRLVNFAQADYITIGAYALVVPTASVTPPLLLGALPSALMIGGVLVVVMALALLTERVAFRPLRNSNPSTLLISSFAVSYFLQNLVMLVHTGRPKSVGIGQGLANAVEIGGVRVPGIQLLTMVVTAGLLVALVLFLKKTPLGIQMRAAAENFQMARLLGMPANRVIALAFAISGLLGGAVSLLLTIQTGTLDLRMGLMPVVYAFFATVIGGMGSLPGAALGGFLVGVVSVLLQTYLPADLRPFRDAGVFMMVILILLVRPQGLIVTSAAKERV, from the coding sequence ATGGCCAACATCGTTCAAGTTCTCGTCGATGCGATTGCGCTGGGCAGCCTTTATGCTCTTGTCGCACTGGCGATCGGCCTCGTCTTCGGCGTCATGCGGCTCGTCAATTTCGCGCAGGCCGACTACATCACCATTGGCGCCTATGCGCTGGTGGTGCCGACCGCGAGTGTCACGCCACCGCTGTTGCTCGGTGCGTTGCCGTCTGCGTTGATGATCGGTGGCGTGCTCGTCGTCGTGATGGCTCTGGCGCTTCTGACCGAGCGTGTTGCGTTCCGGCCGTTGCGCAATTCCAACCCGTCGACCCTGCTCATCTCCTCCTTCGCCGTCAGCTATTTCCTGCAGAACCTCGTCATGCTCGTCCATACCGGCCGGCCGAAATCGGTCGGCATCGGACAGGGCCTTGCCAATGCGGTGGAGATCGGCGGCGTGCGTGTTCCCGGCATTCAGCTCCTGACCATGGTCGTCACTGCCGGACTGCTCGTTGCGCTCGTGCTCTTCCTCAAGAAGACGCCGCTCGGCATCCAGATGCGGGCGGCGGCGGAAAACTTCCAGATGGCCCGCCTGCTCGGCATGCCGGCAAATCGGGTGATCGCGCTCGCCTTCGCCATCTCCGGCCTGCTCGGCGGTGCGGTCTCGCTGCTCTTGACGATCCAGACAGGCACGCTCGATCTGCGCATGGGCCTGATGCCTGTCGTCTACGCTTTCTTCGCCACCGTCATCGGCGGCATGGGCTCGCTGCCGGGCGCTGCACTCGGCGGGTTCCTCGTCGGTGTCGTAAGCGTGCTCCTGCAAACCTACCTGCCGGCCGATCTGCGCCCCTTCCGCGACGCCGGCGTGTTCATGATGGTCATCCTGATCCTCCTCGTGCGCCCGCAGGGCCTGATCGTCACCAGCGCCGCGAAGGAGCGCGTATAA
- a CDS encoding amidase, whose protein sequence is MSRRPRSVAQLSVLLQSGTLDPVELAEETLKAIEGNTDTAIFTYLLKDRAKAEAEASRRRIRKGRSLGVLDGVPIAWKDLFDIEGLPTTAGSRVFASNEPAHTDAAVVRALAGAGMVNVGRVNMSEFAFSGLGINPHYGTPRNPASPAGEHRIPGGSSSGSGVAVATGLVPVSIGTDTGGSVRIPATFNGTVGYKATRGRYAMDGVFPLSKSLDSLGSLCHTVQDAIWIDAAMRGLPAADALPRPSPTDLSFVIPETVFFDDAEPEVVAAFEAAVERLERAGADIRRMAFPEFTAIFDLMAKHGALVTAEAFVLHRERLKGPAAAGMDPRVVKRAALGAKISLADYIETLNARERLIASFETRLGRDSVLISPTLPHVAPPLQPLVDDEDLFFRVNAKTLRNPLIGNFLDWCGVSLPCCVGAGGMPAGLLVSAPRGSDTRLLAIASAVESLLG, encoded by the coding sequence ATGTCGAGACGACCCCGGTCGGTCGCCCAGCTTTCCGTTCTCCTCCAGTCCGGCACGCTGGATCCCGTGGAGCTTGCGGAAGAGACGCTGAAGGCGATCGAAGGCAATACGGACACCGCGATCTTTACCTATCTGTTGAAGGACCGGGCGAAAGCCGAGGCGGAAGCCTCCCGCCGGCGCATTCGCAAAGGCCGTTCGCTCGGCGTGCTCGATGGCGTGCCGATTGCCTGGAAAGACCTTTTCGATATCGAGGGCCTGCCGACGACGGCCGGCTCCCGCGTGTTTGCCAGCAATGAGCCGGCGCACACGGACGCTGCCGTGGTGCGGGCGCTTGCGGGTGCGGGCATGGTCAACGTCGGGCGCGTGAACATGAGCGAATTCGCCTTTTCCGGCCTCGGCATCAACCCGCATTACGGCACGCCGCGCAATCCGGCCTCGCCCGCCGGCGAGCATCGTATTCCCGGCGGCTCGTCGTCCGGTTCCGGGGTTGCTGTGGCCACGGGCCTTGTGCCTGTTTCCATCGGCACGGATACCGGTGGCTCCGTGCGCATCCCCGCAACCTTCAACGGTACCGTCGGCTACAAGGCGACCCGGGGCCGATATGCCATGGACGGCGTGTTCCCGCTCTCGAAGAGCCTCGATTCTCTGGGGTCGCTGTGCCACACCGTGCAGGATGCGATCTGGATTGACGCCGCCATGCGCGGCCTGCCGGCAGCCGACGCACTCCCGCGCCCCAGCCCAACCGATCTTTCGTTCGTCATTCCGGAGACCGTGTTCTTCGATGACGCCGAACCGGAGGTCGTTGCGGCGTTCGAGGCCGCGGTCGAGCGGCTGGAAAGGGCTGGCGCCGATATCAGGCGCATGGCTTTCCCGGAATTCACCGCGATCTTCGATCTCATGGCAAAACATGGCGCACTCGTCACGGCCGAAGCCTTCGTCCTGCACCGCGAGCGCCTCAAGGGACCGGCCGCTGCCGGCATGGACCCTCGCGTCGTCAAGCGGGCGGCCCTGGGCGCAAAGATCTCGCTGGCCGACTATATAGAGACGCTGAACGCGCGAGAAAGACTGATCGCGTCCTTCGAGACGCGGCTTGGCCGGGATAGCGTCCTGATCAGCCCAACGCTGCCCCATGTCGCCCCGCCGCTCCAGCCGCTCGTGGATGACGAGGACCTGTTCTTTCGGGTGAACGCGAAGACACTCCGCAATCCCCTTATCGGCAATTTCCTGGATTGGTGCGGCGTGTCGCTCCCCTGCTGCGTCGGCGCCGGCGGCATGCCCGCCGGGCTTCTGGTCTCGGCGCCGAGGGGAAGCGATACGCGCCTCCTGGCTATCGCCTCGGCAGTGGAAAGCCTGTTGGGCTAG
- the lhgO gene encoding L-2-hydroxyglutarate oxidase, with protein MIFDYCVIGGGIVGLATAMRLLETYPGSSLILIEKEDALGKHQTGHNSGVIHAGIYYPPGSLKAELCRKGADATKTFCAENGIRFEVCGKLLVATSALEVSRMEALYERSRENTIEVQRVSEGELKEREPNIRGLGALFVPSTGIVSYAEICQAMGRRIKALGGEVRLSTRITGIREAIDSVDIAAAGESWQAKRLVICGGLQSDRLAVIAGLAIEHRIVPFRGEYYRLPAAKNDIVRHLIYPIPDPTLPFLGVHLTRMIDGSVTVGPNAVIGFAREGYPRLSVNFADMADYALFPGFWKTVFAHRGSAVTELKNSLWKRGYLEECRKYCPSLELADLLPHEAGIRAQAVGKDGALIHDFLFAQTDRMLHVCNAPSPAATSAIPIAEMIIDRMTQEHRLQVS; from the coding sequence ATGATTTTCGACTATTGCGTCATCGGCGGAGGCATCGTCGGCCTGGCGACCGCCATGCGGCTGCTTGAGACATATCCCGGTAGCAGCCTGATCCTTATCGAAAAAGAGGATGCACTCGGCAAGCACCAGACCGGTCACAACAGCGGCGTCATCCACGCCGGCATCTACTATCCACCGGGTAGCCTGAAGGCCGAGTTATGCCGCAAGGGCGCGGATGCCACCAAGACCTTCTGCGCGGAAAACGGTATCCGTTTCGAGGTATGCGGCAAGCTGCTCGTCGCGACCTCAGCGCTCGAAGTGTCGCGCATGGAGGCCCTCTACGAACGTTCTCGAGAGAACACGATCGAGGTTCAACGCGTCAGCGAAGGCGAATTGAAGGAACGGGAACCGAACATCCGCGGTCTCGGCGCGCTTTTCGTGCCATCGACCGGCATCGTTAGTTATGCCGAAATCTGCCAGGCCATGGGGCGACGCATCAAGGCGCTCGGTGGCGAAGTCCGCCTCTCGACGCGCATCACCGGCATTCGCGAAGCCATCGATTCCGTCGATATCGCAGCGGCTGGCGAAAGCTGGCAGGCGAAAAGGCTGGTGATCTGCGGCGGCCTTCAGTCGGACCGGCTGGCTGTGATTGCCGGACTTGCGATCGAGCATCGCATCGTTCCCTTCCGTGGCGAGTACTATCGCCTTCCGGCAGCGAAGAACGACATCGTCCGCCACCTGATCTACCCTATTCCGGATCCCACCCTACCCTTCCTCGGCGTGCATCTGACACGGATGATCGACGGCAGCGTGACCGTCGGGCCGAATGCCGTGATCGGTTTTGCCCGCGAGGGCTACCCACGCCTTTCCGTCAATTTCGCCGATATGGCAGACTACGCGCTGTTTCCCGGCTTCTGGAAAACCGTGTTCGCCCACCGCGGATCAGCCGTGACGGAGCTCAAAAACTCTCTCTGGAAGCGAGGCTATCTGGAGGAGTGCCGGAAATACTGCCCGAGCCTCGAGCTCGCCGACCTGTTGCCGCACGAGGCGGGCATTCGCGCGCAGGCCGTGGGCAAAGATGGCGCACTCATCCACGATTTCCTCTTCGCGCAGACGGACCGCATGCTGCACGTCTGCAACGCCCCCTCACCTGCCGCGACATCAGCGATCCCGATTGCGGAGATGATCATCGACCGCATGACGCAGGAACACCGCTTGCAGGTCTCGTAG
- a CDS encoding ABC transporter ATP-binding protein has protein sequence MIFDLELNTVGKVYDNGTPAVIDFNLSVAKGEFIAFLGPSGCGKTTTLRMIAGFESISSGDMLIRGERMNDVPPQRRPTSTIFQNYALFPHMSVRRNIGYGLEVKGIARAERDAKVDRILATLGLEDIAERKPDRLSGGQRQRIALARGLVVEPDILLLDEPLGALDANLRKAIQNELKLLQKRLGVTFIFVTHAQSEALALSDRIVVMNQGRVEQVSPPHQLYTRPNTPFVAQFIGRNTVLSGEVAGNDGADIVVATGIGTLAGRANGTLAGNSRVNLVIPAEAIEVHAVARREALAAAGTRNLVDACIERSEVVGHIAHLTARLGDGRSVSLEAHVDKYRPGDFPAGSNVFLSWNPAEATVIPAH, from the coding sequence ATGATATTCGATCTGGAACTCAACACTGTCGGCAAGGTTTATGACAACGGCACGCCGGCGGTCATCGACTTCAACCTGTCGGTCGCCAAGGGTGAGTTCATCGCCTTCCTTGGCCCGTCAGGCTGCGGCAAGACGACGACGCTTCGCATGATAGCCGGCTTCGAGAGCATTTCCTCGGGCGACATGCTGATCCGCGGCGAACGCATGAACGATGTGCCGCCGCAACGCCGCCCGACCTCAACGATCTTCCAGAACTACGCGCTCTTCCCGCACATGTCCGTGCGTCGCAACATCGGCTACGGGTTGGAAGTGAAGGGAATAGCCAGGGCTGAACGCGACGCGAAGGTGGATCGCATCCTCGCAACACTAGGCCTGGAGGATATCGCGGAACGCAAGCCGGACAGGCTTTCAGGCGGCCAGCGCCAGCGCATCGCGCTTGCGCGCGGCCTCGTCGTGGAACCGGACATCCTGCTACTCGATGAGCCGCTCGGCGCTCTCGACGCCAATCTGCGCAAGGCGATCCAGAACGAGCTGAAGCTGTTGCAGAAGCGCCTCGGCGTTACCTTCATCTTCGTCACGCATGCCCAGTCGGAGGCGCTGGCGCTTTCCGACCGCATCGTGGTGATGAACCAGGGCCGCGTGGAGCAGGTAAGCCCGCCGCACCAGCTCTATACGCGGCCCAACACGCCCTTCGTGGCGCAGTTTATAGGCCGCAACACCGTGCTCTCGGGCGAGGTTGCCGGCAACGATGGCGCCGACATCGTGGTGGCGACGGGGATCGGCACGCTTGCCGGTCGCGCCAACGGCACGCTTGCCGGCAACAGCCGCGTCAACCTCGTCATTCCGGCCGAAGCCATCGAGGTGCACGCGGTGGCACGGCGCGAAGCGCTCGCCGCAGCCGGCACACGCAACCTCGTCGATGCCTGCATCGAGCGTTCCGAGGTAGTGGGGCATATCGCCCACCTGACGGCGCGCCTCGGCGACGGGCGCTCCGTTTCTCTGGAAGCCCATGTCGACAAGTACCGTCCGGGCGATTTTCCGGCCGGAAGCAACGTGTTCCTGAGCTGGAACCCCGCCGAGGCGACGGTCATTCCCGCTCACTGA
- a CDS encoding GTP-binding protein, producing the protein MVDAPVFTPVHLLTGFLGSGKTTLLKRLLADPALADTAVLINEFGEVGLDHHLVERIDDTVVLLQSGCVCCTVRGELADSLRELHSKRERGLVPPFTRVVIESTGLADPFPVLSTLKSDPVLRHHFRAGSVVATVDAVNGLAQLATYVESNRQAAIADRIVITKADLCEGATVSAALVERLAQLNPDAIRHIATTDGPDAETLLGAGEAQRAAQLQSASGFYCDAAATLLTADGTTHQTAISSFVIAVDESIDWTGFGVWLTMLLNRHGERVLRVKGILDIAGEERPVAIHGVQHLVHPPVHLDAWPTTERVSRIVFIVDGLDANLLKRSFSAFSLAGKAAGNPQPEAAAQARNAQST; encoded by the coding sequence ATGGTTGATGCACCGGTCTTCACGCCCGTCCACCTGCTGACCGGCTTTCTCGGCTCCGGCAAGACGACACTGCTGAAACGGCTGCTTGCCGATCCGGCACTTGCCGACACCGCCGTGCTGATCAACGAGTTCGGCGAGGTCGGCCTCGACCACCACCTCGTCGAACGCATCGATGACACGGTGGTGTTGCTGCAATCCGGCTGCGTCTGCTGCACCGTGCGCGGCGAGCTTGCCGATTCCCTACGCGAACTGCACTCGAAGCGTGAACGCGGTCTCGTGCCGCCGTTCACGCGCGTGGTGATCGAGAGCACCGGACTTGCCGATCCCTTTCCGGTTCTCTCGACCCTCAAGTCCGATCCGGTACTGCGCCACCATTTCCGGGCGGGCAGCGTGGTGGCGACGGTCGATGCCGTCAACGGCCTTGCCCAGCTCGCCACCTATGTCGAATCCAATCGCCAGGCGGCCATCGCCGACCGGATCGTCATCACCAAGGCGGATCTTTGCGAGGGCGCGACCGTCTCCGCGGCGCTTGTCGAGCGACTGGCACAGCTCAACCCGGATGCGATCCGCCATATCGCGACAACGGACGGCCCCGACGCCGAAACGTTGCTCGGTGCCGGAGAGGCACAGCGCGCGGCACAACTGCAATCGGCGAGCGGCTTCTACTGCGATGCCGCTGCGACGCTGCTGACGGCAGACGGCACGACGCATCAGACGGCAATCTCTTCTTTCGTGATCGCCGTCGACGAGTCGATCGACTGGACCGGTTTCGGGGTGTGGCTCACCATGCTCCTCAACCGCCACGGCGAACGGGTGCTGCGGGTGAAGGGCATTCTCGACATTGCAGGCGAGGAGCGACCCGTGGCCATTCACGGCGTGCAGCATCTCGTCCATCCACCGGTGCATCTGGACGCCTGGCCCACGACGGAACGCGTGTCGCGGATCGTCTTTATTGTTGACGGTCTCGACGCGAACCTGTTGAAACGGTCATTCAGCGCCTTCTCGCTTGCCGGGAAGGCAGCTGGCAATCCGCAGCCAGAGGCGGCAGCGCAGGCCCGTAACGCCCAGAGCACTTGA
- a CDS encoding ABC transporter substrate-binding protein, translating to MRSVAVAASAAIALLLPVTSVRAEEPIKIGFAIAESGWLSNYDSAPFKAAVMKIEEINKAGGLLGRQIEYSVMDTKTEQARAASVGAQLVDGGVDMLVVSCDYDFGAPAALAAKQAGKIAFSLCAADPKMGVQGVGPLTFTANSAAQSEGIAIAEYAQKKMNLKSVYVLEDLTIEYNKSACAGFRAAWAAGGGEETILGNDTFKNDDPSIASQITRLKGLATQPEAVFVCSFTPGGASAVRQLRAAGIDLPILANTAMVDNYWLNAVPGLKDFYLPAFMSLYGDDPRPEMNKFLESHKARYGEPPVSSYSVLGYSLIEQWAYAVDQAKTTESEAVVGVMNTFKDQPFTAGPTSFTDQLHIQVDRPWLIMKVENDSFRAVEVYRNSFKPDMKLLFRVGQ from the coding sequence ATGAGATCTGTTGCTGTGGCCGCCTCGGCCGCAATTGCCCTTCTGTTGCCTGTGACCAGCGTGCGTGCCGAAGAGCCGATCAAGATCGGCTTTGCCATCGCGGAATCCGGCTGGCTCTCGAACTACGACAGCGCGCCCTTCAAGGCGGCCGTCATGAAGATCGAGGAAATCAACAAGGCTGGCGGCCTGCTGGGGCGCCAGATCGAATATTCCGTCATGGACACCAAGACGGAGCAGGCGCGTGCCGCATCCGTCGGCGCGCAGCTCGTTGATGGTGGCGTCGACATGCTGGTCGTATCCTGCGACTACGATTTCGGTGCGCCAGCGGCTCTAGCCGCCAAGCAGGCGGGGAAAATAGCCTTCAGCCTTTGCGCGGCGGATCCGAAGATGGGCGTTCAGGGCGTTGGTCCGCTGACCTTCACCGCCAACAGCGCGGCACAATCGGAAGGCATCGCGATTGCCGAATATGCTCAGAAGAAGATGAACCTGAAGTCGGTCTACGTGCTCGAAGACCTGACGATCGAATACAACAAGTCGGCCTGCGCCGGGTTCCGTGCGGCTTGGGCCGCGGGTGGTGGCGAGGAAACGATCCTCGGCAACGACACGTTCAAGAACGACGACCCGTCGATCGCCTCGCAGATCACCCGCCTCAAGGGGCTCGCAACGCAACCGGAAGCGGTTTTCGTCTGCTCGTTCACGCCGGGCGGGGCTTCCGCCGTGCGCCAGTTGCGCGCCGCTGGCATCGACCTTCCGATCCTCGCCAACACGGCGATGGTCGACAATTACTGGCTGAACGCCGTGCCGGGCCTGAAAGACTTCTACCTGCCCGCCTTCATGTCGCTTTACGGCGATGATCCGCGCCCGGAAATGAACAAATTCCTCGAAAGCCACAAGGCGCGTTACGGCGAGCCGCCGGTCTCTTCCTACTCGGTTCTCGGCTATAGCCTCATCGAGCAGTGGGCCTATGCCGTCGATCAAGCGAAGACGACGGAATCCGAAGCGGTGGTTGGCGTCATGAACACCTTCAAGGACCAGCCGTTCACCGCCGGCCCGACGTCGTTTACCGATCAGCTGCATATCCAGGTCGACCGTCCCTGGCTTATCATGAAGGTCGAGAACGACTCCTTCCGTGCTGTCGAGGTCTACCGGAACTCGTTCAAGCCGGACATGAAGCTCCTGTTCCGCGTCGGGCAGTAA
- a CDS encoding ABC transporter ATP-binding protein has protein sequence MKRSAPKERLEARGVAVAFGGIRALSGVDLELRRGEVLGLIGPNGAGKTTMVNVLSGFQRPTSGSIQLDGVDVSKLTARKIAQAGVGRSFQAARLFRAMTMEQNLSVAAIGSGLSLRAARERALDILDWMGLAKKADHRCDSLSYGDERRVSIARALALQPSFALLDEPASGMNDAECEALMEIIAELPARFGCGVLLIEHNMKVIMGVCQRIHVLDGGQSLAEGSPQDIQMNPAVRRAYLGEKAGDSTLAI, from the coding sequence TTGAAAAGATCGGCTCCGAAGGAGCGGCTTGAAGCCCGCGGTGTTGCCGTCGCCTTTGGCGGTATCCGGGCGCTCAGCGGTGTCGACCTCGAACTCCGGCGCGGCGAAGTTCTCGGCCTTATCGGTCCGAACGGCGCCGGCAAGACGACCATGGTCAATGTGCTGAGCGGCTTCCAGCGACCGACCAGCGGCAGCATCCAGCTTGACGGCGTCGATGTTTCGAAACTGACGGCCCGCAAGATCGCCCAGGCCGGTGTCGGTCGCAGTTTCCAGGCGGCGCGCCTCTTCCGGGCGATGACGATGGAGCAGAACCTCTCCGTCGCGGCCATCGGCAGCGGGCTTTCGCTGAGGGCCGCCCGGGAGCGGGCGCTTGATATCCTTGACTGGATGGGCCTAGCCAAAAAGGCCGATCACCGCTGCGACAGCCTTTCCTATGGCGATGAGCGGCGCGTCAGCATTGCCCGGGCGCTTGCCTTGCAGCCGTCCTTCGCGCTGCTCGATGAGCCCGCCTCCGGCATGAACGATGCTGAATGTGAGGCACTGATGGAAATCATCGCCGAGCTGCCGGCCCGCTTCGGCTGCGGCGTACTGCTGATCGAACACAATATGAAGGTGATCATGGGGGTGTGCCAACGCATCCATGTGCTCGATGGCGGGCAGAGCCTCGCCGAGGGCTCACCACAGGATATCCAGATGAATCCCGCCGTCCGCCGCGCCTATCTGGGCGAAAAGGCGGGCGACAGCACCCTCGCGATCTAG